The following nucleotide sequence is from Phycisphaera sp..
TGGACCAGGCCCCGGGCTGGCAGGGCTGGGAGGTGGCCGCCGGGCTGGCGGCGGGGGCGGCGTTCTATTGGATGGCCGTCAAATGGATCAGCGGCAACGGCGACTTCGACATCGCCAAACTCCGCGAGACCGGCGGCACGCGGGCCCTGCTCATCGTCGCCGCCATGACCATCCACAGCCTGCCCGAGGGCGTCGCCATCGGCGTGGCCTTCGGCGCCGACTTCCGGGCCGATGGGACCCTGCCCACGCTGGGCGTGAGCATCGCCAGCGCCTTGGCGGTCCACAACATCCCCGAGGCCATCGCCATCACCTTAGCTTTGATGGCCGCGGGCCTGAGCGTGAAGTCATGCCTCTTCTGGGCGCTCTTTACGAGCCTCCCCCAGCCGCTGGCCGCCCCCTTCGCCGCGTGGTTCATCTGGATCTTCGAGCCCCTGC
It contains:
- a CDS encoding ZIP family metal transporter, whose translation is MDQDLLHLLLITFAAAVVADVSMVFGVVPFFFIKDMSDRLTGMFSAAAGGMMAAASLVQLVGEGMDQAPGWQGWEVAAGLAAGAAFYWMAVKWISGNGDFDIAKLRETGGTRALLIVAAMTIHSLPEGVAIGVAFGADFRADGTLPTLGVSIASALAVHNIPEAIAITLALMAAGLSVKSCLFWALFTSLPQPLAAPFAAWFIWIFEPLLPFGMGLAAGAMVFLVVDDLIPEALEKASSTAVSVAFVGGVVAMIVLGRLVGL